The sequence CAGACTGTATGTTTGAGCACAATAGAggacaaatgtatttatttcttgaATATTATTGAATATTTCCTGATACAGGATACAAATCCTCCGCACTAGACTCGACaactcaaaataaaacaaaccatgCAACAAAACAATGCCACATTATACTTTCAAAATGCAATGAAAACTTCTTTATCTGTGTGTTATTGTACAGTGATACTGCTGCAGTAAGTTACAGAGAAACAAGCATATTCTCTCatgtttataataatataatgacaTAAACCACTTTTTCGTCTTTGTATAACATCATTAgggtccagccaaaaaaaagaGCTGCTCACACTCGAGCTTGAAGCAGGTTTCAGCACAGTTGACACCCCACCCTTAAATTAATAACACTGTGGGGAGGTGCTCTCATCACACAGCCAAATCTAGGCGATAACATCAATTGCACATAATGACACATGATGAAATCCACCCAACAGTTGCAGGTCCataacaattaaattaaaaaatcatcAAAGGTAAGTGGAGAGGAGAGTTGAGCTGAACTGTACTTTGACAAACAACCTCCTGAACCAGCCGGTCTGACTGAAGGAAGAATACTATTAAGATAAATTGTTGACATAAATTAAGCAATCTAATGGGCAAgtatttgtgcaaaaatgccACCAAATTAGTGTTTAACTTGGATAAGATCACGCACAGATAAATTGCACTTCCTAGAGAGGTAGAAGTGACGTTAACTTGTGGGTGTGGAACATCTGAGGAATGGCATGTTCACTATGTGGCAGGATACAATGTAAGTGGTTGTCAGAGACCACTGATAAGAGGAACTGGTCTAGACCTTCATCTGAcgtgtttgttctgtttcttgGTATATCTAGGAGATAAATAGGTATAATAGATATTGTACTATGAGGCTAGTTATTGAATGAGTTTTTGATTATCATAACATTACAATAAAATCGCGCATTTCTTCCACATTTCTTTTCTCAGAGATCAATCATATCATTCACcttttacttaaagtattgTGTGGAAGCAGTAGTAATTATTTCCCAGAATATTGTTGCTTTAttgaattgtaaaaaaaatatatatttgaatttgtCACCCAGCTTTAatagtctgtttatttatttttacaggtgCAATAAGCTCTCCCTGATTTCCAGACGACAGTAAAGTCCTTTACAGACAAGTGGATCATTGGCAGTTGGGATGTTAGTGAGGCTGGCCATGGTTCAGACGTAAGGTTGCAGTGAGTGGCACTGCCATGTTGCCAGGAGTCGGTGTATTTGGCACGGGGAGCACAGCCCGAGTGCTGGTCCCGCTGCTGAAAGCTGAAGGCTTTGAGGTCCATGCGCTCTGGGGGCGAAGTGAAGAGGAAGCGGGCTGCTTGGCAAAGGAGCTCGGCATCCCATTTCACACCAGCCGATCTGATGACGTCCTGCTGCACCAAGATGTCGACCTTGTTTGCATCTATATTCCACCCTCAATGACGCGGCAGATTGCTGTCAAAGCACTGGGTAAGAGATCATAAACACATGTACACCATCACTAGACTGCAGTATGTCAGCCACACTCACCAGAgcacttttttccttttgccaAGCTGACCTGTCCAAATACCTTTGGCCATAAACTATACAGCAtttctctggaaaaaaagagaatatagGTGGATACTCAGTCAACGCAGTTTAAAATTTTGGGGTTTATTGGAAGGAGGACACTCAAATAAGCTAATTTTTCCCCCAAAACACCAGGTTCAGGTCTTAAATAGTTTTCATTGACACTGAATTAGCATCTGACGTAATGTGACCTGATGCAGCTACAGGGCAGGTTTTCTGTGAAACAGATCCAGTGTTTGTGATTGTAATCACAGAACTCTTCAAAGCATGCTCATACTAAAAAAAGACTGTGTTCTACTGTTAAGTATCTTTCAagttttgtcctttttaaatgtgatttttgttgaTAATGGCGGTGATCACAGGACAAGTAGTCATTCCAGGATATTTCTCAAATCAGCAGGCAACATtaaacatacatgcatacaatGCATTCAGAGTCGAGTAGGTCTATCGAGTTAACATATCTAATGGAATTCCTGAGTGTTGACCTCAGCTTCCTGTTATAGTTGCAACTTCCTGAGTGTGTCCCCGCCAAAGGATTTATCCACGGCACTAACTCCAAGTGGCACTGAAGGCTGCCGATCtctatatttaaaaattatACACGCCCGCTGGCgactttttattaatttatacaAACAAGGAAAACTAAACTTTCTGAATTtattaaaaatcacttttaacATAAAATGTATGCAACACTTTATAATAACTATAGAACTGTATTGAATGATCATGATGGTCACTACCACACAAAAGATTAATTCACACAAAGAAATCAATTGCtgaatttttatttgttgtaacATAAGATTGGCAAAAAGATAAAAGGATTTCTCAGAAGGTGGACTGGCAGATGAGAGATCAGTGAGTTTAATATTACCTGAATAATAATGATCTAAACCTTCCCCCCATCTCTCTGCAGGTATTGGTAAGAATGTTGTGTGTGAGAAAGCTGCAACTGCCGTGGATTCATTCAAGATGGTGACTGCAGCCAGGTATTATCCACAGCTGCTCAGCATTATGGGTAATACCCTGCGCTTCCTGCCAGCTTTTGTCGCAATGCGCCAGCTGCTGGTGGAAGGATACGTTGGTGACGTGCAGGTGTGCGATGTCCGTGTCTATGGCCCTAGCCTCCTGGACCAGTCGTACGGCTGGACATGTGAGGAGCTGATGGGAGGAGGCGGTCTGCACACTGTCGGCTCTGCCATCATTGACCTTTTAAGTTACCTGACCGGGGCACGAGCCAATCGAGTTCATGGCTTACTGCGGACCTTTGTGCAACAAAACGGTTTGATCCGAGGCATTCGACGAGTCACCAGCGACGATTTCTGTTTCTTCCAAATGTTGATGGGCGGACCTGGGTCTTGCTCTGGCGGGGTGTGCTGCACCGTGACCCTGAACTTCAACATGCCGGGGTCGTTTGTGCACGAGGTTATGGTAGTCGGATCCACTGGGAGATTGGTCGCCAGAGGGACGGAACTGTATGGTCAACGCAACGGCAGTAAAGGTGAGGAGCTGTTGCTTGGGGACAGTGGGTGGGCCGGACCAGAGGTGAAAGAGATGCCTCTGCCTCATCTGCGGGGGCTGAGCTCCATGGTAAAGGCGCTGAGACAGTCGTTTCAGGCTCACGAGGAGCGCAGGTCATGGGCGCGCGGACCGGTTGCCATGGCACCAACGTTTGAGGATGGCTTGTATGTGCAGACGGTGGTGGAGGCTGTGAAACGGTCCAGCTGCAGCGGAGAGTGGGAGTGCGTTGAGATCATGAGCCAAGAGCCAGATCCGAACCACAACCTGTGTGAGGCTCTGCAGAGAAATAAGAActaaacatatatttatacaccCAGTGCAACTACTACGTGTCTCTGACAAAACTGGGCTCCGAATGTTTTTCCTTCAGTTCAGTTGCTTAAGCGATTTACATTACCCATGACTACTTTCTGCATTTTCgctctttgtcacattttgagCAGAATTGTGAACTGTGTTGTACCCTCACAGTCGTGACGTACACTAAATCGGTGATTCACAGCTCCATTATTCTGATTCATAAAACAGGTGAATATTTAGTTTGAGTGTGTCAAAAAAAATGGACACAGTTCCTGTTTTCATTGAAGCTTGAAGTCATGGAGTCATGACTCCGAATTTCCTGCTAAATAtggtttaaatatgtttaaatacataaaatggtTTAAATAAGTTCCTGTCAAACACTGGCCGACGAGTCAAAAACAACCTTTCAGTCCAACTGTCACCTTTCTCTTTACTTGCAGTTTGTTTGatcatatttctgtattttaaaaatgtacagcaTGTCTTTACTGATATTTTAAGATAGACCAAATAATCTTATACCTCATCCTCGCAATTAGACAAGAGCACTGCTCTTCTTTAAGTTTTGCTAAAAGTCAAGACATCAGAACATCAGTGGCTGAATTGTTTGCAGGAGTTGGAGGTTAGCTACCCTGAGAAATAGCTGACAAGGCCTTAAAGCTATAAAATCAAGTTTCGGCACAAGCTTATACACAAAGCTTTCTTCTAACAGCCTCATGCTCATTTGGATTTTTATTCTGTATCAATTAATAAATCATCACTGGCAAATATTGGGGTTGTCTAAGCTGTGAATTCAGTAATTTGGCTCAGATTAAAAGCTTAAGTGTGAATGTTCAAGCCAACTGAGAAGATAATTGAATCTGTATTGTGGATGTTGATGTATGAATCAAACGTAATGATGTTAATTTACTTCCAACTTCAACAGCATCTGATTCCAAACGGGAGTGTTTACCTCCGCCATGAATGTTAATAATACAGCATGCGGATGATTTGACTAACAAAATACTCTGTGTTTGCAGTGTAGTGACACTGACACAATTCAGCTGGCGCTTCATTGATGGAGCTTGTGTAAATTTTAGAATAAGAATAATGGAGCTGTGCAgactttagatttttttttttaatttttggaaTGTGTAATAAGCGtaaacatatttgaaaaatgGCGAGAGGGGCTCGTAGGTTTTTATGCCGCAGCACTGGAGACTGGAAGAGGATAAttacaggaagtaaaatatGTGAGATACCAGGGATTGTGTAAAATAAGCTATGTAGAAAATCAAATgagaaaaagtcaaatttgTAGCATTGCCCTTCGAAATGCCCGATTCATGAAGTGATTCTTCATCTTAAATCTGTCACTGTAGTCTTGAAAAGAGGCTGTGAACAGTTTGTAGTTTCCTCCTTCACAGACAAAAGCAGCAGTGAGCTTGAACTGTGGATTTTAAAAGTTTCATCATGGTGGGAAAATTAAAACCTTCATCTATTCACCCACGTATTTGTAATTATCCagaacagataaaaacacaggaGGATTTTAGTAGATTCAGTGATATTTTAGAGTAACTTTGACGTTTTAGAAAATATTTCTTGGGActatttgatccttttttctACTATGAAAACTTCTCGACATTGCAATCTGTTATCCAT comes from Thunnus maccoyii chromosome 1, fThuMac1.1, whole genome shotgun sequence and encodes:
- the gfod2 gene encoding glucose-fructose oxidoreductase domain-containing protein 2, with translation MLPGVGVFGTGSTARVLVPLLKAEGFEVHALWGRSEEEAGCLAKELGIPFHTSRSDDVLLHQDVDLVCIYIPPSMTRQIAVKALGIGKNVVCEKAATAVDSFKMVTAARYYPQLLSIMGNTLRFLPAFVAMRQLLVEGYVGDVQVCDVRVYGPSLLDQSYGWTCEELMGGGGLHTVGSAIIDLLSYLTGARANRVHGLLRTFVQQNGLIRGIRRVTSDDFCFFQMLMGGPGSCSGGVCCTVTLNFNMPGSFVHEVMVVGSTGRLVARGTELYGQRNGSKGEELLLGDSGWAGPEVKEMPLPHLRGLSSMVKALRQSFQAHEERRSWARGPVAMAPTFEDGLYVQTVVEAVKRSSCSGEWECVEIMSQEPDPNHNLCEALQRNKN